The DNA sequence CTGCCGACGCCCCTGGGCGGCTGGATACTCGCCTTCGCGCACCTGCTGGTGGAACAGCTGGCGCGCCTCCTCGGCTGGATGAGCAGTTTTCCTGCGGCGGTCTGGAGCGCGCCGCTTCCGTCGTGGTGGGCCTTCGCGGCGGCGCTGGCCGGGATGCTGTGGCTGCTGGCGCCCGCAGGCTGGCCGGTGCGCTGGCTCGGACTGGCCGGCCTGCTGCCGGTCGCGCTCAATGTCCCGGCCCATCCGCGCGCCGGCGAAATGTGGGTAACCGCCTTCGATGTCGGCCAGGGCACGGCCTTGCTAGTCGAAACGCCGAACCATCGCCTGCTGTATGACACCGGACCCGCCTATGCGCCGGATTCCGACGGCGCCAGCCGCGTGATCCTGCCTTACCTGAAGGCGCGCGGCATCGCCTCTCTCGACGGCGTGATCGTTTCGCACAGCGATACCGATCATGCCGGCGGCGCGCAGTCGCTGCTGGAAGAAATCCGGGTCGGCTGGGTTTCCTCGTCGCTGCCGGCCGACCATCCGGCCCGAGTGGCTGCGGCCGATCACAGACGTTGCGAAGCGGGACAGTCCTGGTCATGGGAAGGCGCGGCATTCGAGGTGCTGCATCCCTCCGCCGCAAGCTACGACAGCACGAAGTGGAAGCCGAATGCGCGCAGCTGTACCCTCAAGATCACGCTGGGCGGCAATTCGTTGCTGCTGCCGGGCGATATCGAGGCGGTGCAGGAAACGGAGCTGGTCGAGAATGACGCGCAGCGGCTGCGCGCGACGGTGCTGCTCGCGCCGCACCACGGCAGCGGCACCTCCTCGACGCCAGCTTTCCTGGAAGCGGTGCAGCCGCAGCTCGCGCTGTTCCAGGTCGGCTACCGCAACCGCTATCGCCATCCGAAGCCGGAAATATATGAGCGCTATGAGCAAATGGGCATCCGGCGGCTGCGTAGCGACGAGTCCGGCGCCGTCATCCTGCGCTTCGGCGCCGGGCTCGGCGTCACGGAATACCGCGCCGAGCATGCGCGCTACTGGTACGGCCGCTAGTTACTTCGGCGCTTCGCTGCAATCCTTCTTGAATCCGAACAGCCACAGGAAGTAGGCGATCATCGCGAAAAGAACGATGAAGACCGCGACCGAAAAGAGGCCGACATCGGATGTGAAAAGTAACTTCCATGCTTGCATGATCGACTCCTTGCCGTGAGTTGGTAATCTGCGCTGCACGAGAATCCAGGGAGCATTTCCCCGATTTTCCTATGACCCATACCTTCCATTAGGCAACATGCATGCCAGCGGGGATGATCGGTAGAGATACTGCTAAATGATTAATTTGATTGGCTTTTTCGAAGGCGGGAAGTGATGCCGCTACAGCCTGGACTGCCGTCTCTGGCAGAAGTGGCAGTGCTGGCAGGCGCAGCCATCGGCCACGCGGTTCGAGATCAACCACGGACAACGGTCCTCTTACGATAGATGGGCGCCACTCGAACGTTTTTATGACGAGCTCGCCATGCTCACAGTGCCTGCCGCTTCCAATCGAATTACAATCTGGGCCTGACTTCAATCCGGCCGGGCCTCGCCAGCGGCCGCCTAACAACAAGAATGACCAAACCGATTCTTCATTTCGTGCATGCGAACAGTTATCCC is a window from the Noviherbaspirillum sp. UKPF54 genome containing:
- a CDS encoding DUF3149 domain-containing protein, encoding MQAWKLLFTSDVGLFSVAVFIVLFAMIAYFLWLFGFKKDCSEAPK